In Perca fluviatilis chromosome 14, GENO_Pfluv_1.0, whole genome shotgun sequence, a genomic segment contains:
- the LOC120573114 gene encoding uncharacterized protein LOC120573114 isoform X2 produces MESLSVSSTGTFVVNVTQTSYQAEENHHITLEWTFTTNPHSSSNSLNILCQLLTDLKNPTLFHLHEGVEVPETQDEQFAGRVQWDKDVLREGRLRLHVSRLRTNDSGQYVCKVFTSYERSSGKCWLNVTEAAEEPKTQRPTVRPEPESRGRIGFYTGLGLTAAALLALCAKCLLRCFYRRPET; encoded by the exons ATGGAG tccctctctgtctcctcaacAGGAACATTTGTAGTGAATGTGACCCAGACCTCCTATCAGGCAGAGGAGAACCACCACATCACACTGGAGTGGACCTTCACAACCAACCCTCACAGTTCCTCCAACTCTCTGAATATCTTATGTCAACTGTTAACTGATCTCAAGAATCCAACCCTGTTTCATCTCCATGAAGGAGTTGAGGTCCCAGAGACTCAGGATGAACAGTTTGCAGGACGAGTCCAGTGGGACAAAGACGTCCTCAGAGAAGGACGACTCAGACTTCATGTGTCCAGACTCAGGACTAATGATTCGGGACAGTATGTGTGTAAAGTGTTCACAAGTTATGAAAGGAGCTCTGGTAAATGTTGGCTCAATGTCACTG AAGCTGCTGAGGAGCCCAAAACTCAAAGACCAACAGTGAGACCAGAACCAGAGAGTCGGGGAAGGATCGGCTTCTACACTGGACTGGGACTGACAGCAGCAGCTCTACTGGCTCTCTGTGCCAAATGCCTCCTTAGATGTTTTTATAGGCGTCCAGAGACATAA
- the LOC120573114 gene encoding uncharacterized protein LOC120573114 isoform X1, translating into MLWSFYDQRHTREKMEKIYCINTLKGKLIRSILLLITLPSYVSGTFVVNVTQTSYQAEENHHITLEWTFTTNPHSSSNSLNILCQLLTDLKNPTLFHLHEGVEVPETQDEQFAGRVQWDKDVLREGRLRLHVSRLRTNDSGQYVCKVFTSYERSSGKCWLNVTEAAEEPKTQRPTVRPEPESRGRIGFYTGLGLTAAALLALCAKCLLRCFYRRPET; encoded by the exons ATGCTTTGGTCTTTCTATGACCAAAGACATACAAG GGAGAAGATGGAGAAGATATATTGTATTAATACCTTAAAGGGAAAGTTAATCCGCAGCATCCTGCTGCTCATCACTCTGCCCTCCTACGTCTCTG GAACATTTGTAGTGAATGTGACCCAGACCTCCTATCAGGCAGAGGAGAACCACCACATCACACTGGAGTGGACCTTCACAACCAACCCTCACAGTTCCTCCAACTCTCTGAATATCTTATGTCAACTGTTAACTGATCTCAAGAATCCAACCCTGTTTCATCTCCATGAAGGAGTTGAGGTCCCAGAGACTCAGGATGAACAGTTTGCAGGACGAGTCCAGTGGGACAAAGACGTCCTCAGAGAAGGACGACTCAGACTTCATGTGTCCAGACTCAGGACTAATGATTCGGGACAGTATGTGTGTAAAGTGTTCACAAGTTATGAAAGGAGCTCTGGTAAATGTTGGCTCAATGTCACTG AAGCTGCTGAGGAGCCCAAAACTCAAAGACCAACAGTGAGACCAGAACCAGAGAGTCGGGGAAGGATCGGCTTCTACACTGGACTGGGACTGACAGCAGCAGCTCTACTGGCTCTCTGTGCCAAATGCCTCCTTAGATGTTTTTATAGGCGTCCAGAGACATAA